The genomic interval CTTTGCTGGAGTTGAAAGTGTTATTGTATTATTGAAAGCGTTTTGATGGGGGGATAAGAATGGTTGCAAATCAACGTTTTGTCTTTATAGGAGATAGTATTACACAGGCAGATAAGTTTGAAGACAGTGAACAAATTGGCTATGGATATGTTCGGTATATTAAAGATTATTTTGCCATAAATCAGCCCGAAGCATTACCTAGTTTTTTTAATAAAGGCATCAATGGAAATAGAATCCCAGACTTAGAGAAAAGGTGGGAAGAGGATGTTCTATCTTTACGCCCAGATTTGGTTTCTATATCAATTGGGATTAACGATGTATGGAGACAATTAGACAACCATGGTTTAGAACAAGTTACACCCGCTATTTTTAAAGAAATATATGAGCGTCTTTTAACACAATTGAAGATAAATACGGAAGCCAGAATCTTTTTAATGGAACCAACGATCATTGAGGAATCAGTAGATGCGAAAGGGAATATTTTATTAAAAGATTATGTTGCTGTGATTCATCAATTAGCAGAAAAATATGATGCGACAATTGTTCCGACACATCAAGTGTTTATCGAATATATACAGCAACCGAATCATCAAGTATTGACAATAGACGGAGTACATATGAATTCTGCTGGGAATCTGCTAATGGCACAAACATGGCTGAAAACCTATAAAAATTGTAAATAGCAAAATAGAAAACTGCTAGAAGTTATTTTTTGCTTTCCACTATTAATAAAAGAGGCGTTGTTGCTAGATAACAAGCCTCTTTCTTTTGTGGAAGTGTTAGAGCTATACAGGGAACAAGAAAGTCTTTTCTAATCCGAATTATCAAGGTATGATAGGAGAAGTAAATAGAAAGAGAGTGAACAACAATCATGGCGATGCGACTTAGAGATTGGGATCGAAATTTAAAGATTCGTCTTGCTGGGGAATCAACCGTTAATGTAACGTTTTGGATGTTTTTCCCGTTTTTGGCGATTTATTTTACAGAATCATTTGGAAAATCAATTGCTGGGTTCTTATTAATACTTTCTCAAGCATTTTCGGTAGTTGCCAATCTACTTGGTGGCTATTATGCAGATAAATTTGGAAGAAAGAAAATGATGGTCATCTCAAGCTTGGCGCAAGGGATTTCTTATCTAATCTTTGCTCTAGCAAGTTCTCCTTGGCTTGATTCACCTGCCATTAGTTTTATCTGTTTTACAGTGATTAGCCTTTTTACTAGTATTTATTGGCCAGCAAGTCAAGCAATGGTAGCGGATGTAGTAAAAGAGAAGGATCGTAGCAGTGTATTTGCGATATTCTATACATCTACTAATATTGCAGTAGTAATAGGTCCCGTACTAGGAGGGTTCTTTTATAAGGATTATCGATTCTTCCTTTTACTAGCAGCAGGACTATTAA from Niallia sp. FSL W8-0635 carries:
- a CDS encoding SGNH/GDSL hydrolase family protein, yielding MVANQRFVFIGDSITQADKFEDSEQIGYGYVRYIKDYFAINQPEALPSFFNKGINGNRIPDLEKRWEEDVLSLRPDLVSISIGINDVWRQLDNHGLEQVTPAIFKEIYERLLTQLKINTEARIFLMEPTIIEESVDAKGNILLKDYVAVIHQLAEKYDATIVPTHQVFIEYIQQPNHQVLTIDGVHMNSAGNLLMAQTWLKTYKNCK